GCGTGAGAGCCCGCGCCTCGCTCGCTCGCCCGCTGCTGTATCCCCTTTTcgtcagccgccgccgccgccacgacgAGGAGGACCGGCTGCTCTCGCTCGCGCTGGAATCTCCGCCGCGACTCCGTCGACATCCGGTGAGAATCCTATCCATGCCGCTGCTGGCCCTGTAGTCTGAAGTCTGAACTACCACTCCGCGCCGTGCTGTATCTGGCCGCGGGCTCGATTCGATGCGTCGGAGGGCGAGCTGGTCTGCCTGACTGGAAGCTAGTTGGGGGATGACGACATCGTCCGCGTTTGTGCGCTAGCTTTACCGCGTGTCATGTCATGTCCGAGTGGGTGGGCGCGGCTGTGGCGTTGTTGTGTCAGTCAATCAGTCAGCCCGCCCGCCCGTCATCGCTTTACTAGCTGCCTCGCTTTGCGGGAGTTGGTGCTTGTGGAGCTGGAAGCTCGTAGGATTGCTTTGCCCCCCTTTTTTTTTTACTGAAGCGGTTTAGGCTGCCTTTGCGGATGGGGACTGGGAAGCAAGCGGGTAGTTCGGGGGGTGTATCTGTTTGTGCCGAGTTGATGCGCTTCCGAATTTGATGCGATCGGTTCCAGGTTCCGTGGTTCGCTTTTCTACTCTGAGGAGCATCCGTGTGATTCTGGGGGATGATTGCTGTCTTGGTCGTGGCTCTCTAGGTGCGGCTGTCTGAGGATTTGGAGAGTGGGCGTTTGGGGAACGCATTTTGTGATGCATATATGTTGAGGATTCGGATGCTGTACATCTGGGGAATGCATTTTGTATGTTGAGGTGGGTGTTTTTGAGTAGTAGTTGGTGCTCAATACAAACATCATGTTTATTTTTGGGGAGGCTTTCTTCTCTTCAGGGGTTTTAGTTTTCCTGGTATTTCGAGGTTGTGCTTACAGGGAATGTTTGGTGGCCTTTTCAGTCCGTGTTTTCATTTTGTGCTCTTGCCCTTTTCTATGTGTTGATTGAAGCATTATGATTTTCCAAAAATATAGGCGGATGTACACATTCTGTAGCAACACTGATACTAATTTTCACTGGAATTCGTGGGTTGATCGTAGTGGACAAATGATGCATGATTAATACGAAAGCTGACTCTTCTTCATGTGGTTGATCTTTTACCGACTGACGTCTCACGGTCAGCTATTTCAGGGTCTGTTCTCAATACTCTGGGCATGAATCAGTCTGCAAAGTGGAAATCGGAGTATTAAATCTGCTTGGTTTGTGAGATCTTGACCGTGCTGGATACTTACGGAATTGTCATTGAAGATGTTTTGGCACGTACCTGGACTCTCTGCCGCATCACCAGTGAGTGCTTGCACTTTCGAATATGTACTGTGTAGGTGACAGTTTTGAATTTTGATTTAATAATGGACATCTTGCCGATTCTTTCAGGTGGATACTATTTTAGACAAGGAAAATTTTAAGTTGGAAGACCTTCTAGATGAGGATGAAATAATCCAGGAGTGCAAAGCACTTAACACCAGACTAATTAATTTGTACTACTTCTCTTCCTGAACACTTCTTTGTGTTCTTTTTCTCATTTCTCTTGAGCTTTGGATTTCGTTGGAACCTCTTCATTTGCTGATATTGTTTTAACTTTGCATATATATGGACTTATTAATTTATTATGACTGCTGTGCATGTTTTCTGTACCTAAATATATGTGTTTAACTTGTCTCAAAGTTTCTACTTGAGTTTGTATTAAATTCGACTGGTATATAATCATCTCTAAATGTTACCACATTGAGTTTTGCCCTTTAATTTCACTGTCCACATCTTTGTTACCTGGACCTCCTTATAATGCTTATGCACCAGAAAACGGAATGTCCTTAACAGAAAATCATATATATTTAAGATATTAGAATTATGAGAGCAATAAATTATTTGATAATAAATACAAGTTCATTCTGGATGTTGTAGTTTACGAGACAAAGTTCAAGTGGAGTTACTGCTCCGCTACATTGTGGAAGAGACACCTGAAGATGCTGAAAAGAAGAGGATATTTAGGTAAATGAAACGTTTTGTGTTGTGTCCTACCATGGACTTTGCTCACCACCATCAGTGCCTGGTTTGCAGGTTTCCTTTTATAGCTTGTGAAATATTCATATGCGAAGTGGATGTCATCTTGAAGACATTAGTGGAGGATGAAGATGTATGTTTTACATTTAGCTTTAGCTTTTTTGTTGATGCAACAGTATTACCATAGTATGGTGTATTTTTTCTTTGCAACTGATGAGTTATGCTCTCTGCGCAGCTTATGAATTtactcttctccttcctgaagccTGACCATCCTCATGGGACTTTATTGGCTGGCTACTTTGGCAAGGTACTTTTATGCAATCCTTAGCTCCTGGAAAAGTTTGGTCTCTCTTGGCTGATTAATTGGCAATGCCCTGATTTTGAGCCTGACATACTGCGCTGCAGGTGGTTATTTGCTTGATGCTGAGAAAGACACTCCCACTTATGAATTATGTACAGGTTTGTGTAGTTTTGCTTTTATTTGCCATCTCCTATTTTGGTCTTCCATAATTTGTTTGATACAGAGATTTCCCGCTTCAGCCATTCATGTACCTTACATATATGTGGTATGTACCATAGTATTAAAAAGCTCAAATATGGGGTAGTCAACTAATACCAGAATCATCAACTTAGCGGATAATTATAGAATCAAACACTAGTCCATTACTGGGAACAAAAACTATACTTGTAAATGACTTAAATATCCATCTCAGGTTTACGAGCGCTCAAGGTTTATATATGTTTAACCCATTTCTGCCAGTTCCTTGTTACATGCGTATTTATTTAAAAGTTGTGTGTGCAGAGTATCCATGTAATTGGTTTTCTGTTTGTGTGCATTTCATTCTAACATTTAAATTTTTGCGTGCTATTGTATTCCTCCTGCAGGGCCACCCTGAAATAGTTAGCCAACTTGTCGATCTTATTGGGATCACTTCTATCATGGAGGTTAGTTTTGAGGACAAATTTAATTGCATTCTACCATCTATCTGTGGTTCTGACTCAAAAAGGAGCCCTGGTCCTCATTAATATTTTGAAAATTGTGACTTTTTGCAGTAAGTTAACTGAACCGTACCAGATAATTTGATAGTATGTTGGTCTGTAATGCAGGTGTTAATTCGCTTAATCGGCGCTGATGAAACTATGTATACAAGTTATGCAGATTCCATGCAATGGTTAGATGACATACAAGTCCTTGAGATgattgttgacaagttcagctcaTCTGTAAGAACTAAACACTACTTTTAGCATCTAACCATGTCATTCGCTCACTTGCGCTGTTTATTCAATTttcaaactatttcaaatttgtcTATGCTGATACTTATCCACACCATGTTACTCTGTTAGCAAAGGCGTGTCCTGGAAAGCCTGCCTTTTGGATGTTAATTAATTAGCCAAAATGCATTATTCTCCAAAGGCACCATTTGTGAATTATCTGAAATTTGAATCGTCTTTTTCTAGCAAGAAACTTGCGCAGAGTTCTACATAACACTGACATACATTATGTTTGTCTGATGCCACATGATTGACTAGCTATTGACTTGGGTTTATCTCCTCTCATCCATTACTTAGGCTTGGCTAGTGAAGTCCTCTTTAGAAATACATAATCACCTTCAGATGTTAGTCTTGCCTTCTAGTTTCTGCTTCACATCCACATGTTTCTTGAGTAGTTGCTCTTCTTTACCCATACGAATTTAAGATGGTGAACCACCAGGCTATGTCCATGTATGCTGCAATGATATTCAGTTGCATCGTTCTGTAGTTACATCCTCACAAAGTATAAGGTGGCACAATATTTTTTCACAAAGCATGTATGAATTGTGGCTATGTCTCTTCTGTTGAAATTTTTCATTGTTCTTGGGATTTTGTGGTTTATGCTTTTATTGTCAACCTGACTCCTTTTAATTTTCTTTACAGGATTCTGCTGAGGTTCATGCAAATGCTGCTGAAATCCTTTGTGCAGTGACTAGATATGCCCCTCCAGCACTTGCTACGAAAATTTCCAGTCCTAGGTGCTTTTGATTTGTGCACTCTTACATTGTAATGTTGAATATGTTGTCTCAGGGCTTTTATCGTTTCAAATTGGTATTGACCCATCTCTGTCTTCTTTTCTTCTTTACATCACATTTGCAGTTTTGTGGGGAGATTGTTTCATCATGCCTTTGAAGATTCAAGACCTAAATCAGTGCTGGTCCACTCATTGTCAGTGTGCATATCTTTGTTAGATCCTAAGAGACTTGTATCGGCGTCCTACCAAGCTTTCCGTAGTCAGTTAAGTCATGGAACATTAGTCACTGCAAGTCCAGAAACAGTCAACGGCATGCTGGATAGCCTTGGTTAGTGGTCTATACATCTTTTCACATGGAGAGACACTCTAGCTACAGTTATTTAGGTCTTCATGATTTTCTGCCAGTTTTACATTTTGTATCTTCCATAATCCACAGTGAAAAATAAATAGGAAATGATACACATATTCAAGGATTTATATCTCTTATTTAGAGAAAGTGTTTTATACATCTCTGAAGTAACATGAATACTGTTATCTGTTGAATTAAATCCTACATGATTATTTCTGTTCATTCTTCATACACTTGGTTCTGTTAAGTATTAACTATGAAGTGCTGGCACTGCCCATATTTACCGGTTGTTAGAAACCAATGCTCCAAGTATATTATCCTCAAAATTTCTAAATTTGTGCTCATAATTTTCAGGTGATTTGTTGAAGCTGCTGGATGTTTCATCTGCTGAAGCTATACTGCCGACAACATATGGCAGCTTACAGCCTCCTCTTGGAAAGCATCGCTTGAAGGTATGTGGTAATTAATTTTGATCAGATTTACTTATTTGAACTAGTCCTGAAATTAACATGGGTGGAGCGCACGAAACCTATTAGTGAAATTTGTCTAATAGTCTTGGCAGAATTTTGAGGTACAGTTGACTGTTTTGTTTTTACCGGAAGAATCTCAAGTATTGAGATATGTATGCAAAGCATTGTTGTTATTTGTCTCCTTGTTCTGCAATTTGTGTTCAGGTAAATTCTACTTCCTTTGTTATAATTGATGGCAGTTATTGTTCTTTTGCAGATTGTTGAGTTCATCTCTGTCCTACTGTCGATTGGCAGTGAAGTTGCTGAAATGCGTTTGATCCACCTAGGAGCaatcaagcatgttatagatctATTTTTTGAGTAAGTTAGACACTGCAAGCTTTGCTTCACATAAACTTGTTAAAGAGCTGACAAAGTATTTATCATCAGGTACCCTTTCAACAACTTTTTGCATCATCATGTGGAGAACATAATTGTTTCCTGTTTAGAGAGTAAGCAGGATCAGCTGATTGCACATGTTCTTGACGAATGTAAACTAGTTACAAGAATTTTGGAAGCCGAGAAGAACTCTGCGCTGTCAGTAGATTTAACAAAGGTACCAAATAATGTCTCGTCTTTGATATACTCCCAACTGGCTGATAGGTCTACTTTTCCGACTGATATATTCACTTGTTACCCTCCTTGCAGCGTACGCTATCTGCAGAGGGAAAAATTCCACCAAGGAATGGATTTGTTGGGCATATTACACGCATAGCCAACAAGCTCATTCAGCTGGCCAACAGCGACAGCACAATCCAATCACATTTGCAGGtttaatttgttttgttatctagACCAAAATTTTGCTACTATTACCCTTTCTCACATGCTACTGGATTTGTTACTAGTCCCTTGCTAATTATCTAATGGGCCCCTAGTGCACTGATAGTATGGTAGACATGTAATAATGTCTTGCAAAATTTCCTTGTTTGTTGGCCTGATTCCTATTATATTTCCGCATTGAACTTTGGTTGAAGCCATTACATTGAACTTTTATGTATTTGATTGGGTTGCAGCAAAACTCTGGTTGGGGCGAGTGGCACTCTAGCATTCTAACAAAGCGTAATGCGGTAGAAAATGTTTACCAATGGGCTTGTGGGTAAGTATCATTTGACTCCGTCTCATGAAATCATCTTCTGTACTGTTAGTCTATGCTTTTCTGTATTGATAGTATGTTCCTAGTTGAGCTCTCtttttgttcatgttgcttccTTATAAATCATAATGCTTTGCTCTGTTGAATGAAAATGATTCAAGGCAGTATGATCGCTTTAAGAATGTGATTTATGTATTCCAGAGTCCATACTTTATCCACTTGCTTAACTTATCTCTTTGTTAAATGTCCTGCATTCTTCCATGGGGAAAAAGTCATGTGCTGAAACATTTCTTTGGTCATAGCCGACCGACATCACTGCAGGATCGAGGTAGGGACAGCGATGATGAAGACTTCCGAGACAGGGACTATGATGTGGCTGCGCTTGCTAGCAATCTGAGCCAGGCATTTAAATACGGTATTCACAGTAATGAGGATGTTGATGATGAGGTCAGTATTTTACTTTTATTTTTTACCAGTGTCAGTATTTCCTTTTTGCATGTCACTCTTCTATCAAGGTATATAGCTAACCAGTTGTAAAACAGTTGTACTTGCTCCTGGATTTTCCATCTATTATATTTTGTTTAGATCTTTCAAACTCGTCTGATCTGTAAATGAATCAGTTCTTGCATATGTATTTTATTAGATAATAGAACAGGACTATTCTGTGGCCTTTGCATCCGAAGATGCACACAACACATCTCTGTCTAAATATATATGCAGAAATATTGATTCCTAACATTTACTACCTTGTAAAATGCCAAATCTATGTATTAGATCTCTAGAGCATAATAATCTTCTATTATGATTATGGCTTAAACAGTGGATACAGTGTTCAGATTTATTTGGTTAATAACTTATGTGTGGGTTATATATGCAGGCTCAAGTATCACAAGAGCGAGATGATGAGGTATGTTCAGCTTTGTTTTCTTAAGTTCATGCACCATTATATACTGTACAAACATGGT
This region of Lolium perenne isolate Kyuss_39 chromosome 2, Kyuss_2.0, whole genome shotgun sequence genomic DNA includes:
- the LOC127336129 gene encoding uncharacterized protein; this translates as MFWHVPGLSAASPVDTILDKENFKLEDLLDEDEIIQECKALNTRLINFLRDKVQVELLLRYIVEETPEDAEKKRIFRFPFIACEIFICEVDVILKTLVEDEDLMNLLFSFLKPDHPHGTLLAGYFGKVVICLMLRKTLPLMNYVQGHPEIVSQLVDLIGITSIMEVLIRLIGADETMYTSYADSMQWLDDIQVLEMIVDKFSSSDSAEVHANAAEILCAVTRYAPPALATKISSPSFVGRLFHHAFEDSRPKSVLVHSLSVCISLLDPKRLVSASYQAFRSQLSHGTLVTASPETVNGMLDSLGDLLKLLDVSSAEAILPTTYGSLQPPLGKHRLKIVEFISVLLSIGSEVAEMRLIHLGAIKHVIDLFFEYPFNNFLHHHVENIIVSCLESKQDQLIAHVLDECKLVTRILEAEKNSALSVDLTKRTLSAEGKIPPRNGFVGHITRIANKLIQLANSDSTIQSHLQQNSGWGEWHSSILTKRNAVENVYQWACGRPTSLQDRGRDSDDEDFRDRDYDVAALASNLSQAFKYGIHSNEDVDDEAQVSQERDDEDVYFDDEAAEVVISNIRFGDDHDRGSLFTNSNWFAFDEDKALNDGPEASLSANLELPSPNVDEDMDEVILGEPIDVTKGLDPLLAGSDRDLNEETGHAVLTNGPIDKLEDDIRPPTPDVKESPPESVEWTEEDAEPAEVLVNTAVVNCEAGDEKAMDATGGVMSGTTQLGEEQGSVNLVESSVLQTTVEKISPDSSDASSGGHSEPGDGNSNLECPLAEQKHEHNES